A section of the Vicinamibacteria bacterium genome encodes:
- a CDS encoding ABC transporter substrate-binding protein: MTVAADSRLGSVRVFSVAIAGLISALYVAAEAPSPSPAGKTAVLTASPGPRQNPWKRSFNPFRGDAEFLWPASAGVYEPLLVYNRATGRYLSWLATSYAWSPDNLKLRFAIRPGVLWSDGVAFAARDVTFTFELMRRVPALDRQGIWTFLSSVSAISRDTVEFTLKRPFTPGLASIGQCAIVSEHKWKDIADPAAFDDPAPVGTGPFTEVKRFEPMLYELGRNPKYWQAGKPAVELLRVPLYRSNDDVFRALQAGVLDWASLFLPDVEKSWVAADPAHRQYWFPDFGPMVLLYLNTQQKPLDDRNVRMALSMALDRPRIVKEALNNYVAAADTTGLADSQRNWKDAGLLAGNRWTIRDVGRANQLLDAAGLARGSGQIRLGPSGPLRYELNVVKGWTDWVAAAEIIGQNLAEIGVAVSVKALDYNAWDDALRRGRFALSMGFGSRGPDPCQFYRDVMDGSLVRPVGERAEANFNRFASDDATQLVRRFEALSDEKEQRPLAIAMQRLFIMNAPSLPLFASPLWGVFNTTHLSGFPTRFRPFASAVPGVGPPPGGTDALPVLVEVQPR, translated from the coding sequence ATGACCGTCGCGGCAGACTCACGTCTCGGCTCTGTCAGAGTCTTCAGCGTCGCGATTGCGGGGCTGATCTCGGCCCTCTACGTCGCTGCTGAGGCTCCGTCACCGTCGCCAGCTGGCAAGACCGCTGTTCTGACCGCATCCCCGGGGCCGCGACAAAATCCCTGGAAGAGGTCTTTCAACCCGTTCCGGGGCGATGCAGAGTTCCTTTGGCCCGCCTCAGCCGGCGTATACGAGCCACTCCTTGTCTACAACCGGGCCACCGGCCGCTACCTCTCCTGGTTGGCCACGAGCTACGCCTGGAGCCCCGACAACCTCAAGCTGCGCTTTGCCATCCGCCCCGGGGTCCTGTGGTCGGATGGTGTGGCGTTCGCGGCCCGCGACGTCACGTTCACTTTCGAGCTCATGCGCCGAGTGCCCGCTCTGGACCGGCAAGGGATCTGGACCTTCCTCTCCTCGGTGTCGGCCATCAGCCGAGATACGGTCGAGTTCACCCTGAAGCGTCCATTCACGCCAGGTCTCGCCTCCATAGGGCAGTGCGCCATCGTGTCCGAGCACAAGTGGAAGGACATCGCCGACCCCGCGGCCTTCGACGATCCTGCCCCCGTCGGCACCGGCCCGTTCACCGAGGTCAAGCGGTTCGAGCCGATGCTATACGAGCTGGGTCGGAACCCTAAGTATTGGCAAGCCGGCAAGCCTGCGGTCGAGCTCCTCCGGGTCCCGCTCTACCGCAGCAACGACGACGTCTTCCGGGCGCTCCAGGCCGGTGTGCTAGACTGGGCTTCGCTCTTCCTGCCCGATGTCGAGAAGTCTTGGGTCGCCGCCGACCCCGCCCATCGCCAGTATTGGTTCCCGGACTTCGGACCGATGGTTCTCCTCTACCTGAACACGCAGCAGAAGCCCCTCGACGACCGGAACGTCCGTATGGCGCTGAGCATGGCCCTGGACCGCCCCAGAATCGTCAAGGAGGCACTGAACAACTATGTGGCCGCGGCCGACACGACGGGTCTGGCCGATTCGCAGCGCAATTGGAAGGATGCCGGCCTGCTGGCCGGCAACCGTTGGACTATCCGCGACGTGGGGCGGGCGAACCAGCTCCTGGACGCGGCCGGCCTGGCTCGGGGCAGCGGCCAGATCCGCTTGGGCCCCTCGGGTCCCCTGCGCTACGAGCTCAACGTCGTGAAAGGCTGGACGGACTGGGTGGCGGCGGCCGAGATAATTGGGCAGAACCTCGCCGAAATCGGCGTCGCCGTCTCCGTCAAGGCGCTCGACTACAATGCGTGGGACGACGCGCTGCGGCGGGGCCGATTTGCGCTTAGCATGGGCTTTGGAAGCCGGGGCCCCGACCCGTGTCAGTTCTACCGCGACGTGATGGATGGATCATTGGTGCGGCCCGTGGGTGAAAGAGCCGAGGCAAACTTCAATCGCTTTGCTAGCGACGACGCGACGCAGCTCGTTAGACGGTTCGAGGCCCTCTCCGACGAAAAAGAGCAGCGCCCGTTGGCTATTGCGATGCAGAGGCTCTTCATCATGAACGCCCCGAGCCTGCCCCTCTTTGCGAGCCCGCTCTGGGGGGTGTTCAACACTACTCACCTAAGTGGGTTCCCGACGCGGTTCCGGCCGTTTGCGAGCGCGGTGCCCGGTGTCGGCCCCCCCCCGGGGGGAACGGACGCCCTCCCCGTGCTGGTCGAGGTCCAGCCTCGCTGA
- a CDS encoding sigma-54 dependent transcriptional regulator, protein MRRLRTARDEAEDPWGESPAWRRVVAMVESAAPVDAPVLLLGESGTGKELLARLLHRRSARASGPFVLVNCAAVPLEMWESEFFGHRKGSLAGAPTHRAGRFQLADGGTLLLDEVAAMPAANQAKLLHVIESGEFEPLGDDRPRRVDVRIAASTNSDLQREVAEGRFRPDLYHRLNVVRIALPPLRERPEDIELLTRRFAERTAARLGKARPAIGSETLARLRAHSWPGNVRELKNLIERALILDEDGGLGAVDFAVGGTPGAPGLDGDLNLRGALGRLERDLLLEALRRAGGVRKEAARLLGIDRRNLAYYLRKQVPLFVRKAGPRAHASGAQS, encoded by the coding sequence ATGCGCCGCCTCCGGACTGCCCGCGACGAGGCGGAAGATCCTTGGGGAGAGAGCCCGGCTTGGCGGCGGGTCGTGGCCATGGTCGAGTCCGCGGCCCCCGTCGACGCCCCCGTGCTGCTGCTGGGCGAGTCAGGCACGGGCAAGGAGCTGCTGGCGCGGCTCCTTCACCGTCGCAGCGCGCGCGCCTCCGGACCCTTTGTCCTTGTCAACTGCGCAGCCGTCCCCCTCGAAATGTGGGAGAGCGAATTCTTTGGCCACCGGAAGGGCTCCTTGGCGGGCGCCCCCACTCACCGCGCGGGCCGGTTCCAACTGGCGGACGGCGGCACTCTCCTCCTCGACGAGGTCGCGGCCATGCCCGCGGCCAACCAGGCCAAGCTTCTGCACGTAATCGAGAGCGGGGAGTTCGAGCCTCTGGGCGACGACCGGCCCCGCAGAGTCGACGTGCGGATAGCCGCTTCCACCAACAGCGATCTGCAGAGAGAGGTCGCGGAGGGACGCTTCCGGCCGGACCTCTATCACCGGCTCAACGTGGTGCGGATTGCCCTGCCCCCTCTCAGGGAACGCCCGGAGGACATCGAGCTGCTAACGCGGAGGTTCGCGGAGAGGACCGCGGCCCGGCTAGGCAAGGCGAGGCCCGCCATCGGCTCCGAGACCCTGGCGCGTCTCCGCGCCCATTCCTGGCCCGGCAATGTGCGCGAACTCAAGAACTTGATCGAGCGTGCCCTCATCCTGGACGAGGACGGGGGTCTCGGGGCCGTCGACTTCGCCGTCGGTGGGACCCCCGGCGCCCCCGGTCTCGATGGGGATCTCAACCTGCGCGGTGCCCTCGGCCGGCTGGAACGTGATCTGCTTCTCGAGGCCCTGCGTCGCGCCGGAGGCGTGCGCAAGGAGGCGGCAAGGCTTCTCGGCATCGATCGCCGCAATCTGGCCTACTACCTGCGCAAACAGGTCCCGTTGTTCGTCCGCAAGGCGGGGCCGCGGGCCCACGCCAGCGGAGCCCAGTCTTAA